A single genomic interval of Amblyomma americanum isolate KBUSLIRL-KWMA chromosome 11, ASM5285725v1, whole genome shotgun sequence harbors:
- the LOC144109654 gene encoding uncharacterized protein LOC144109654, which translates to MKQHKRAANVELRERDAESIRQRRDNDPELLQREAEAMSQKHEQEAQVARMSASTARVVQMRKSTETAKAISPSMCRYQKAHIKTRNVVERTFGVWKRRFPCLDMGLQHKPKQAAVIITVCAALQNFACLMKEPQPPIESAPIQDAPPARTSTTAARRPEHLPPVDAVSDSLSGMQARRVLIQKSFT; encoded by the exons ATGAAGCAACACAAGCGCGCAGCCAACGTCGAGTTGCGGGAACGTGATGCGGAATCAATCCGACAACGTCGTGACAACGATCCGGAGTTGCTACAGCGTGAAGCGGAAGCAATGTCGCAGAAGCACGAACAGGAGGCCCAG gttgcacgcatgtccgcatcaacagcccgggtggtgcagatgcggaagtctaccgaaaccgcaaaggctatttctccatcaatgtgcag gtaccaaaaagcccacataaagacacggaatgtggtcgaaaggacattcggtgtctggaagcgccgcttcccttgtctggatatggggctccagcacaagccgaaacaagctgcagtgatcatcacagtgtgtgcagccctgcagaactttgcatgtttgatgaaggagccgcagcctcctattgaaagcgctcccatccaagacgctccaccggctcgcaccagcacgacagcagcgaggcggccagagcacctgccacctgttgatgctgtcagcgacagcttgtcgggaatgcaggcacgacgggtgctcatccagaagagcttcacatag